Proteins from one Streptomyces genisteinicus genomic window:
- a CDS encoding acyl-CoA dehydrogenase family protein: MTAPLSAPSSNPSAVTHEVTNQPPPLTGHDVADDPVLLEGVRREGADWYLDELHRLGRRAGSEEVQRRAEEANRCEPVLRTHDQYGNRIDEVDFHPAYHALMEEAVGAGLAGAAWADERPGAHVARAAGFMVWSSAESGHGCPVSMTYAVVPALRHSPDLAETYEPLLTGRAYDPGLRTPTGKRGLLAGMGMTEKQGGTDVRANTTTAAPSPDGTWRLRGHKWFTSAPMNDLFLVLAQAPGGLSCFLVPRVLPDGSRNTFRIQRLKDKLGNRSNASSEPEFDDTVAWLVGAEGKGVRTIIDMVTMTRLDCVLGSASGTRAALAQAAHHVRHRRVSGALLIDQPLMRNVVADLALESEAATTLALRLAGAADRARHGDAGERAFLRLATAVGKYWVCKRQPAAVAEALECLGGNGYDEASGMPRLYRDAPLNGIWEGSGNVNALDLLRALAREPESLDAFHAETGAAAGGDRRLDEARRALKDELVLTEDAPLRARRVIERAALVLQGSLLVRHAPAAVADAFCASRLGSDRGLAFGTLSPGADFGGLLERLPR; encoded by the coding sequence ATGACCGCACCGCTGTCCGCACCGTCCAGCAACCCGTCCGCGGTGACGCACGAGGTCACCAACCAGCCGCCGCCGCTCACCGGCCACGACGTGGCCGACGACCCGGTGCTCCTCGAAGGGGTGCGCCGGGAGGGCGCCGACTGGTACCTGGACGAGCTCCACCGCCTCGGCCGCCGCGCCGGCAGCGAGGAGGTCCAGCGCCGGGCCGAGGAGGCCAACCGCTGCGAGCCGGTGCTGCGCACCCACGACCAGTACGGCAACCGGATCGACGAGGTCGACTTCCACCCGGCGTACCACGCCCTCATGGAGGAGGCGGTCGGCGCCGGGCTCGCCGGCGCGGCCTGGGCCGACGAGCGGCCGGGAGCCCATGTGGCCCGGGCGGCCGGCTTCATGGTCTGGAGCAGCGCCGAGTCCGGCCACGGCTGCCCGGTGTCCATGACGTACGCGGTCGTGCCCGCCCTGCGCCACTCCCCCGACCTCGCCGAGACCTACGAACCGCTGCTCACCGGCCGCGCCTACGACCCGGGGCTGCGGACGCCCACCGGGAAGCGGGGCCTGCTCGCCGGCATGGGGATGACGGAGAAGCAGGGCGGCACCGACGTCCGCGCCAACACCACCACCGCCGCACCGAGCCCGGACGGCACCTGGCGGCTGCGCGGGCACAAGTGGTTCACCAGCGCGCCGATGAACGACCTGTTCCTGGTCCTCGCGCAGGCGCCCGGCGGACTGTCCTGCTTCCTGGTCCCGCGGGTGCTTCCGGACGGCAGCCGCAACACCTTCCGCATCCAGCGCCTCAAGGACAAGCTGGGCAACCGCTCCAACGCGAGCAGCGAGCCCGAGTTCGACGACACGGTCGCCTGGCTGGTCGGCGCCGAGGGCAAGGGCGTCCGCACGATCATCGACATGGTCACCATGACCCGGCTGGACTGCGTCCTCGGGTCCGCGTCCGGCACCAGGGCCGCCCTCGCCCAGGCGGCCCACCACGTGCGGCACCGCAGGGTGTCCGGCGCGCTGCTGATCGACCAGCCGCTGATGCGCAACGTCGTCGCCGATCTCGCCCTGGAGTCGGAGGCGGCGACGACCCTGGCCCTGCGCCTGGCGGGGGCGGCCGACCGGGCCAGGCACGGGGACGCCGGGGAGCGCGCCTTCCTGCGGCTCGCGACCGCCGTCGGCAAGTACTGGGTGTGCAAGCGGCAGCCCGCCGCCGTGGCCGAGGCGCTGGAGTGCCTCGGGGGCAACGGCTACGACGAGGCGTCCGGGATGCCCCGCCTGTACCGCGACGCGCCCCTCAACGGCATCTGGGAGGGGTCCGGCAACGTCAACGCCCTGGACCTGCTGCGCGCCCTGGCCCGCGAACCCGAGTCGCTGGACGCCTTCCACGCGGAGACCGGGGCGGCCGCGGGCGGGGACCGCAGGCTCGACGAGGCGCGGCGCGCCCTGAAGGACGAACTGGTCCTCACCGAGGACGCCCCGCTGCGGGCCCGCCGCGTCATCGAGCGCGCGGCGCTCGTCCTCCAGGGCTCTCTCCTGGTGCGCCACGCCCCCGCCGCCGTGGCGGACGCCTTCTGCGCCTCCCGGCTCGGAAGCGACCGGGGTCTGGCGTTCGGCACCCTCTCCCCGGGCGCGGACTTCGGGGGCCTGCTGGAGCGGCTGCCCCGCTGA
- a CDS encoding TetR/AcrR family transcriptional regulator has product MAYRKTAAEIRRLDAAREHLVARATEVVAEVGWAQASVTAVADAAGIAAGSVYQHFPSKAALAVEVFRRAAGREVEVLGEVLRGPGTPVERLAAGVEVFARRALENRGLAHALLAAPAEPAVGAERLEFRRRYRALFAEVIAEGMRQGLLPPQDGEMTAAALTGAVGEVLVDPLTAPGTTAVDGLLAELTALTLRCSGAAPAPARTAPPRP; this is encoded by the coding sequence ATGGCCTACCGCAAGACCGCTGCCGAGATCCGGCGCCTCGACGCCGCCCGCGAGCATCTGGTGGCCCGTGCCACCGAGGTCGTCGCCGAAGTGGGCTGGGCGCAGGCGTCCGTCACCGCCGTGGCCGACGCGGCGGGCATCGCCGCCGGCTCCGTCTACCAGCACTTCCCGTCGAAGGCGGCCCTCGCCGTCGAGGTCTTCCGGCGAGCCGCCGGACGCGAGGTGGAGGTCCTCGGGGAGGTGCTGCGCGGCCCGGGCACACCCGTCGAACGCCTGGCGGCCGGGGTGGAGGTCTTCGCCCGCCGCGCCCTGGAGAACCGGGGCCTCGCCCACGCCCTGCTCGCCGCCCCCGCGGAACCGGCGGTCGGCGCCGAGCGCCTGGAGTTCCGCCGCCGCTACCGCGCACTGTTCGCCGAGGTGATCGCCGAGGGCATGCGGCAGGGCCTGCTGCCCCCGCAGGACGGGGAGATGACCGCCGCCGCGCTCACCGGCGCCGTCGGCGAAGTCCTCGTCGACCCGCTGACGGCGCCCGGCACGACCGCCGTCGACGGCCTCCTCGCCGAGCTCACCGCGCTGACGCTGCGCTGCTCCGGCGCCGCCCCCGCACCGGCCCGCACCGCACCGCCCCGCCCCTGA
- a CDS encoding MMPL family transporter has protein sequence MRNTPRWARWLVPLVLLVVWLGVGGTLGPYAGKLGEVATNDQAAFLPQDAESTQVLEAREAFDQGETVPAIVVWTAGGDRVTEAQQAEATKSLASLAGRPGVVGQPSPAFVSEDGEAMQAVVQLKPDLGEELPTVLGEVDEAAGAVAGTEAAIAGPAASQADLSDAFAGIDGLLLSVALAAVLLILLLVYRSVLLPFVIILGAVFALGLACAVVYALADRDVVRVDGQVQGILSILVIGAATDYALLLAARFKEELAVRGDRAAAALAAVRRSFGAITASAATVALGLLALLASDLTNNRALGPVGAIGIVCAVLSTLTFLPAVLALLGRAAYWPAKPKPSDATAEGHGVWRRVAAVVDRSPRKVWVSTALVLTAFAAFSPALSSKGVPLDEIFVNDAPSVAAQQTLGEHFPGGSGNPAVIIADAARAEQVTAAAEGTEGVASAAAVSASGRPGGGEPLVVDGRVRIDATLEAAADSDAAKDTVERLREQVHAVPDAGAIVGGYTAQQYDTQQTASRDRTIIVPVVLAIILLILVMLLRSLLVPVLLVATVGLNFLATLGVSALVFEHLLGFSGTDASVPLYGFVFLVALGVDYNIFLMSRVREETLAHGTRLGVLRGLTTTGGVITSAGVVLAATFAALMVIPLAFLVQIAFIVAFGVLLDTLVVRSLLVPALVVDIGPKAWWPSALARESRTRAAGKTPAEV, from the coding sequence ATGAGGAACACACCGCGCTGGGCCCGGTGGCTGGTACCGCTCGTCCTGCTGGTCGTCTGGCTCGGCGTCGGCGGCACGCTCGGGCCGTACGCGGGCAAACTCGGCGAGGTGGCCACCAACGACCAGGCCGCCTTCCTGCCCCAGGACGCCGAGTCCACCCAGGTCCTCGAGGCGCGTGAGGCGTTCGACCAGGGCGAGACGGTACCGGCGATCGTCGTCTGGACGGCCGGCGGGGACCGGGTCACCGAGGCCCAGCAGGCCGAGGCCACGAAGTCCCTCGCCTCGCTCGCCGGCCGCCCGGGCGTCGTCGGACAGCCCTCGCCCGCCTTCGTGTCCGAGGACGGCGAGGCGATGCAGGCGGTCGTCCAGCTGAAGCCGGACCTCGGTGAGGAACTGCCCACGGTCCTCGGCGAGGTGGACGAGGCGGCCGGCGCCGTGGCCGGCACCGAAGCCGCGATCGCCGGACCCGCGGCGAGCCAGGCCGACCTCTCCGACGCCTTCGCCGGCATCGACGGCCTGCTGCTCTCGGTGGCCCTCGCGGCCGTGCTGCTCATCCTGCTGCTGGTCTACCGCAGCGTCCTGCTGCCCTTCGTCATCATCCTCGGCGCCGTCTTCGCGCTCGGCCTCGCCTGCGCGGTCGTCTACGCGCTCGCCGACCGGGACGTCGTCCGGGTCGATGGACAGGTGCAGGGCATCCTGTCCATCCTGGTGATCGGCGCGGCGACCGACTACGCCCTGCTGCTCGCCGCCCGCTTCAAGGAGGAACTCGCCGTCCGCGGCGACCGGGCCGCCGCCGCCCTGGCCGCGGTGCGCCGGTCCTTCGGCGCCATCACCGCCAGCGCCGCCACCGTCGCCCTCGGCCTGCTGGCCCTCCTCGCGAGCGACCTCACCAACAACCGGGCGCTCGGCCCCGTCGGCGCGATCGGCATCGTCTGCGCCGTGCTGTCCACGCTGACCTTCCTGCCCGCCGTGCTGGCCCTGCTCGGACGCGCCGCGTACTGGCCGGCCAAGCCCAAGCCGTCGGACGCGACGGCCGAGGGCCACGGCGTGTGGCGACGCGTCGCCGCCGTGGTCGACCGGTCCCCCCGCAAGGTGTGGGTGTCCACGGCGCTCGTCCTCACCGCCTTCGCGGCCTTCTCCCCGGCGCTCTCCTCCAAGGGCGTGCCGCTCGACGAGATCTTCGTCAACGACGCCCCCTCGGTCGCCGCCCAGCAGACCCTCGGCGAGCACTTCCCCGGCGGCTCCGGCAACCCCGCCGTGATCATCGCCGACGCCGCGCGGGCCGAGCAGGTCACCGCCGCCGCCGAGGGCACCGAGGGCGTGGCCTCCGCGGCCGCCGTCTCCGCCTCCGGGCGGCCCGGCGGGGGCGAACCGCTGGTCGTGGACGGCCGCGTCCGGATCGACGCCACCCTGGAGGCCGCCGCCGACAGCGACGCGGCGAAGGACACGGTCGAGCGGCTGCGGGAGCAGGTGCACGCCGTACCGGACGCCGGCGCGATCGTCGGCGGCTACACGGCCCAGCAGTACGACACCCAGCAGACCGCCTCGCGCGACCGGACGATCATCGTGCCCGTCGTACTCGCCATCATCCTGCTGATCCTCGTGATGCTGCTGCGGTCCCTGCTCGTGCCGGTGCTGCTCGTCGCGACCGTCGGTCTCAACTTCCTCGCCACCCTGGGCGTCTCGGCCCTGGTCTTCGAGCACCTGCTCGGCTTCAGCGGCACGGACGCCTCGGTCCCGCTGTACGGGTTCGTCTTCCTGGTGGCCCTCGGCGTCGACTACAACATCTTCCTGATGTCCCGGGTGCGCGAGGAGACCCTCGCCCACGGCACCCGGCTCGGCGTGCTCCGCGGGCTGACCACCACCGGCGGGGTCATCACCTCCGCGGGTGTCGTCCTCGCCGCCACGTTCGCCGCGCTGATGGTGATCCCGCTGGCCTTCCTGGTGCAGATCGCGTTCATCGTCGCCTTCGGCGTCCTGCTGGACACCCTCGTCGTCCGGTCCCTGCTGGTGCCCGCACTCGTCGTCGACATCGGCCCGAAGGCGTGGTGGCCGAGCGCCCTGGCCCGCGAGTCGCGCACCCGGGCCGCCGGGAAGACCCCGGCAGAGGTGTGA
- a CDS encoding cryptochrome/photolyase family protein codes for MHWLFGDQLGPHFLTPGESGPGRDTPLLMIESRAVFRRRRFHRAKAHLVLSAMRHRAAELGDRVAYVRASTYREGLAEAAGSRPVTVHHPTSRAALSLVRSLPQVTVGPARGFLVAHEEFAAWADGRGTTRLRQEDFYRWVRRGHDILMDADRPAGGTWNLDHDNRQPPPHAPALGVPRPYRPREDEIDDEVRHDLDRWERDGDVSFVGRDGPRLFPASRTEARAALRRFAAERLATFGPYEDAVLAGDPVMSHSLLSSSLNLGLLDPAECVERAEAAWRDGTAPLNSVEGFVRQIAGWREYVWQLYWHFGEEYRHSNVLRHTAPLPDWWNGLDADDVRARCLHTVLAQVRDTGWTHHIPRLMVLGSYALQRGWDPAQVTDWFHRCFVDGYDWVMLPNVVGMSQYADGGRMTTKPYTSAGAYVNRMSDLCGPCRYRPGDRTGEHACPYTTGYWAFLDRHRERLAHNHRTGAVVRGLDRIADLAEVRRQERERGAAPP; via the coding sequence GTGCACTGGCTCTTCGGCGACCAGCTCGGACCGCACTTCCTCACCCCCGGGGAGAGCGGCCCCGGCCGCGACACACCCCTGCTCATGATCGAGTCGCGCGCCGTCTTCCGGCGCCGCCGCTTCCACCGGGCCAAGGCCCACCTGGTGCTCTCCGCCATGCGCCACCGCGCCGCGGAACTCGGCGACCGGGTCGCCTACGTGCGCGCGTCCACCTACCGCGAGGGTCTGGCCGAGGCGGCCGGGTCCCGGCCGGTCACCGTGCACCACCCCACCTCGCGCGCCGCGCTCTCCCTGGTGCGCTCCCTGCCGCAGGTGACGGTCGGGCCCGCCCGCGGATTCCTGGTCGCGCACGAGGAGTTCGCGGCCTGGGCCGACGGACGCGGCACCACCCGGCTGCGGCAGGAGGACTTCTACCGCTGGGTCCGGCGCGGCCACGACATCCTCATGGACGCCGACCGCCCCGCCGGCGGCACCTGGAACCTCGACCACGACAACCGGCAGCCCCCGCCGCACGCGCCCGCGCTCGGCGTCCCCCGCCCGTACCGGCCGCGCGAGGACGAGATCGACGACGAGGTCCGCCACGACCTCGACCGGTGGGAACGCGACGGCGACGTGTCCTTCGTCGGACGCGACGGGCCCCGCCTCTTCCCCGCGTCCCGCACCGAGGCGCGCGCCGCGCTGCGGCGCTTCGCCGCGGAGCGCCTCGCCACCTTCGGCCCGTACGAGGACGCCGTGCTCGCCGGGGACCCCGTGATGAGCCACAGCCTCCTGTCGTCCTCCCTCAACCTCGGCCTGCTGGACCCCGCGGAGTGCGTCGAACGCGCGGAGGCGGCCTGGCGCGACGGGACCGCGCCGCTGAACAGCGTGGAGGGCTTCGTCCGCCAGATCGCCGGCTGGCGCGAGTACGTGTGGCAGCTCTACTGGCACTTCGGCGAGGAGTACCGGCACTCCAACGTGCTGCGGCACACCGCGCCGCTGCCGGACTGGTGGAACGGACTCGACGCGGACGACGTGCGCGCCCGCTGCCTGCACACCGTGCTCGCCCAGGTGCGCGACACCGGGTGGACCCACCACATCCCGCGGCTGATGGTCCTCGGCAGCTACGCCCTCCAGCGCGGCTGGGACCCCGCCCAGGTGACCGACTGGTTCCACCGCTGCTTCGTGGACGGCTACGACTGGGTCATGCTGCCCAACGTGGTCGGCATGTCCCAGTACGCCGACGGCGGCCGGATGACCACGAAGCCCTACACCTCCGCGGGCGCCTACGTGAACCGGATGAGCGACCTCTGCGGACCGTGCCGCTACCGCCCCGGCGACCGGACCGGCGAGCACGCCTGCCCCTACACCACGGGCTACTGGGCCTTCCTCGACCGCCACCGCGAGCGTCTGGCGCACAACCACCGCACCGGCGCCGTGGTGCGCGGGCTGGACCGGATCGCCGACCTCGCCGAGGTGCGCCGCCAGGAGCGCGAGCGCGGCGCCGCACCGCCCTGA
- a CDS encoding DUF4397 domain-containing protein, with protein sequence MTSRTPLAVAAAAGVCVIGLGSAVPAVAAPQAQQDKAMVSLFHGVPGMDVDVYANGDELLGDFKPGTVTDPQELDAGTYDIQVFAAGSGPEGTPAIEKSIEVPAGANATIAAHLSADGNPELTAFTNDTGEVGADKARLTVRHVAAAPAVDVRAGGTPIVSDLVNPKEATTEVDAGTVSADIVLAGTDTVAIGPADLDLKAGSGTAVYAWGSADDKNLKLAVQSIDVTKASPNDSAAVLAGGSWLAWAAGAALLTAAGTLTLRGANRDN encoded by the coding sequence ATGACCTCTCGGACCCCTCTCGCCGTGGCGGCCGCCGCCGGAGTCTGCGTGATCGGACTCGGCAGCGCCGTCCCGGCCGTCGCGGCCCCCCAGGCACAGCAGGACAAGGCCATGGTGTCGTTGTTCCACGGCGTGCCGGGGATGGACGTGGACGTCTACGCCAACGGTGACGAGCTGCTGGGCGACTTCAAGCCCGGCACCGTGACCGACCCGCAGGAACTCGACGCCGGCACCTACGACATCCAGGTCTTCGCAGCAGGCAGCGGCCCCGAGGGCACCCCCGCGATCGAGAAGTCGATCGAGGTGCCCGCCGGAGCCAACGCCACCATCGCGGCCCACCTGTCCGCCGACGGCAATCCCGAGCTGACCGCCTTCACCAACGACACCGGCGAAGTCGGCGCCGACAAGGCACGGCTGACGGTCCGTCATGTCGCGGCCGCCCCCGCCGTCGACGTCCGGGCCGGCGGCACCCCGATCGTCAGCGACCTCGTGAACCCGAAGGAGGCCACCACCGAGGTCGACGCCGGAACCGTCTCCGCGGACATCGTGCTCGCCGGCACCGACACCGTGGCGATCGGTCCCGCCGACCTCGACCTCAAGGCCGGCAGCGGCACCGCCGTCTACGCCTGGGGCAGCGCCGACGACAAGAACCTGAAGCTCGCGGTGCAGTCCATCGACGTCACCAAGGCCTCGCCCAACGACAGCGCGGCCGTCCTCGCCGGCGGGTCGTGGCTCGCCTGGGCGGCAGGAGCGGCCCTGCTCACCGCCGCGGGCACGCTGACGCTGCGCGGCGCGAACCGGGACAACTGA
- a CDS encoding FadR/GntR family transcriptional regulator: protein MTGQHIRREAVSDQVYAALRDRILGGALAAGDALTPERDLAAEFGVNRHAVREAVKRLQQARLVEVSHGGRTAVLDWRLTAGLDLAVGIVGADAGLTVDGLTRDALEMRACIGADAARLCALRCTPAAAARIVAAAGCYTQAGPDLAALGAADVAWWRLIVEGSGNLAYLLSFNTLVSGALPMADVPMDLRTAELLDVDAHVRLAAHIAGREPEAAERLARTLLSRSVPAAADRAVR, encoded by the coding sequence ATGACTGGACAGCACATCCGGCGCGAGGCGGTCTCCGACCAGGTCTACGCCGCCCTGCGCGACCGGATCCTCGGCGGCGCCCTCGCCGCCGGCGACGCGCTCACCCCCGAACGCGACCTCGCCGCCGAGTTCGGCGTCAACCGCCACGCCGTCCGCGAGGCGGTCAAACGACTCCAGCAGGCACGCCTGGTGGAGGTGAGCCACGGCGGCAGGACCGCGGTCCTCGACTGGCGGCTCACCGCCGGACTGGACCTCGCCGTCGGCATCGTCGGCGCCGACGCCGGCCTCACCGTCGACGGCCTCACCCGCGACGCGCTGGAGATGCGGGCCTGCATCGGCGCCGACGCGGCCCGGCTGTGCGCCCTGCGCTGCACCCCGGCGGCCGCGGCCCGGATCGTGGCGGCGGCCGGCTGCTACACACAGGCCGGACCCGACCTCGCCGCACTCGGCGCGGCCGACGTCGCCTGGTGGCGGCTGATCGTCGAGGGCTCGGGCAACCTCGCCTACCTGCTGAGCTTCAACACGCTCGTCAGCGGCGCGCTCCCGATGGCCGACGTCCCCATGGACCTGCGCACCGCCGAACTCCTGGACGTGGACGCCCACGTCCGGCTCGCCGCCCACATCGCCGGCCGCGAACCGGAGGCCGCGGAACGCCTCGCCCGCACCCTGCTCAGCCGCAGTGTGCCGGCCGCGGCCGACAGGGCGGTGCGCTGA
- a CDS encoding sterol desaturase family protein, which translates to MIPAIVYAIPAFVLLVVVEALSYRFLPDDDEQGYELRDTVTSMSMGAGSQVVGLPWKVFAVVAYAGAYALSPWQLSPSSVWTWVLLFFADDLAYYVFHRAHHRVRLLWASHVVHHSSVRFNLSTALRQSWTPMTTLPFWLPLALLGIPPWMILLQQSFSLVYQFFLHTERVGTLWRPVEFVFNTPSHHRVHHGSNNRYLDRNYGGILIVWDRLGRTFEPEGERVVYGLTKNIETYNPLRVAFHEYAAAWRDVRAARTWRDRAGHLVGPPGWSPKAQSR; encoded by the coding sequence ATGATCCCCGCCATCGTCTACGCCATACCCGCCTTCGTCCTCCTCGTCGTCGTCGAGGCCCTCTCGTACCGCTTCCTCCCGGACGACGACGAGCAGGGCTACGAACTCCGCGACACCGTCACCAGCATGTCCATGGGCGCGGGCAGCCAGGTCGTCGGACTGCCCTGGAAGGTGTTCGCCGTCGTGGCCTACGCCGGCGCGTACGCGCTCTCCCCGTGGCAGCTGTCGCCGTCGTCGGTGTGGACCTGGGTCCTGCTGTTCTTCGCCGACGACCTGGCGTACTACGTCTTCCACCGCGCCCACCACCGGGTGCGACTGCTGTGGGCGAGCCATGTCGTGCACCACTCCAGCGTCCGCTTCAACCTCTCCACCGCCCTGCGGCAGAGCTGGACGCCCATGACCACCCTGCCGTTCTGGCTGCCGCTGGCGCTGCTCGGCATCCCGCCGTGGATGATCCTGCTCCAGCAGTCGTTCAGCCTGGTGTACCAGTTCTTCCTGCACACCGAGCGCGTCGGCACCCTGTGGCGGCCCGTCGAGTTCGTCTTCAACACGCCCTCGCACCACCGCGTCCACCACGGCTCCAACAACCGCTACCTGGACCGCAACTACGGCGGCATCCTGATCGTCTGGGACCGCCTGGGCCGCACCTTCGAGCCGGAGGGCGAACGCGTCGTCTACGGCCTGACGAAGAACATCGAGACCTACAACCCCCTGCGGGTCGCGTTCCACGAGTACGCCGCCGCCTGGCGCGACGTGCGCGCCGCCCGGACCTGGCGCGACCGCGCCGGGCACCTCGTCGGCCCGCCCGGCTGGAGCCCGAAGGCGCAGTCCCGGTGA
- a CDS encoding lysoplasmalogenase, whose amino-acid sequence MPLPLAAFALLAVANVTAVAVGSLPLEWATKPLLAPALAVYLWRATGTRHALVLAGLGFATAGDVTLLVPGTAAFAVGIGFFLGAQICWTSAFVRAGAVAHLRARRPLCAVWLGVWAAATAVLAPLLGPPMGVAIGVYGLALVVMALTAHAKGRRAAWGGAVFVLSDALIGAGAAGAEFPGRPELVMATYTAALFLLVTAFAPPHGARAPGTDGEPPPEYGRPRGDGAVGAAGG is encoded by the coding sequence GTGCCCCTGCCGCTCGCGGCGTTCGCCCTGCTGGCGGTGGCGAACGTGACGGCCGTCGCCGTCGGCTCGCTGCCCCTGGAATGGGCGACGAAACCGCTGCTGGCCCCGGCGCTGGCCGTGTACCTGTGGCGTGCGACCGGCACCCGGCACGCCCTCGTCCTCGCCGGACTGGGCTTCGCCACGGCCGGAGACGTCACCCTCCTGGTGCCGGGGACGGCGGCGTTCGCCGTGGGCATCGGGTTCTTCCTCGGGGCGCAGATCTGCTGGACGTCGGCGTTCGTCCGGGCGGGCGCGGTGGCCCACCTGCGGGCCCGCCGGCCGCTGTGCGCGGTGTGGCTGGGCGTCTGGGCCGCGGCCACCGCGGTCCTCGCACCGCTCCTCGGCCCGCCGATGGGGGTGGCGATCGGCGTGTACGGCCTGGCCCTGGTCGTCATGGCGCTGACCGCGCACGCCAAGGGCCGCCGGGCCGCCTGGGGCGGCGCGGTGTTCGTCCTGTCCGACGCGCTGATCGGGGCGGGCGCCGCCGGGGCGGAGTTCCCCGGGCGTCCGGAGCTGGTGATGGCGACGTACACGGCGGCCCTCTTCCTGCTGGTCACCGCCTTCGCCCCGCCGCACGGCGCCCGCGCCCCGGGGACGGACGGGGAGCCGCCGCCGGAGTACGGCCGCCCCCGCGGCGACGGGGCGGTCGGCGCGGCCGGCGGCTGA